The genomic segment CTCGCGGTCGGCCTGACCGCCGACCAGGCCGCGGATCCCGATCTGGTCGGCACGGTCCGGCAGACGCTCGGCGAAACCGAATTGAGCCCGGCGCGGCTGCGCATCGGCTTTCCGGCCCGGGCGCTGCTGTCCGAGCGCGGTGAGGCCGCGGACAACCTGCGCGTGCTCGCGGAAATCGGGGTCTACAGCGAAATCCTGGACTTCGGCGCGGCGGGCGACGTCGAATGCCTCGGCGAGTTGCCGGTGCGCACCGTGCGCCTGGCCCGCCGCCTGGTCGACCGGCAGCGGCAGGAGGGCAACCGCCTGCTGCTCACGCGCTCGGTGGCGAACCTGGTCGAACTGGCGCACCTGGCCGGCGCCACCGTGCTGGTGGACGGCATCCACACCGCCGAGCAGGCCGACTGGTGGCGGCACACCGGCGCCGACGCCGGGCTCGGGCCCTACTTCACCACCTGATCGCCGGGAAACAGGAACTTCGCGATCGAGCGCGCGGTGACCACCGGTTCCTCGTGTGACACCGCGCCGGTCAGCACGAGCGTCGCGTACCCGTGCATCAAGGACCACGCGGCGACCCGCGCGAGTTCCTGCTCGGGCCCGGTGCGCGGATCGGCCGCGACGCCGTCGGCGAGCACGTCCCCCGCCCGGGTTCGCGCGGCCACCAGTGCTTCGTCGTCGGCGCGGTAGAAATCGGGGCGGAACATCACTTCGAAGTGCGCGCGGTGCTCGAGCGCGAACCGCACATAAGCCACGCCCAGGTCGATCATGCCGCCCTCGCGCACCTCGCCGAGCGCGTCGGCCAGCAGGTCGTAACCCTCGGCGGCGAGCGCGGTGAGCAATCCGGCCTTGTCGCCGAAGTGGTGCGCCGGCGCCGCGTTCGACACCCCGGCCCGGCGCGCGAGGTCGCGCAGGCTGATCGCGGCGGGCCCGGACTCGGTGATCGCGGCGACCGCGGCGGTGAGCATGGTCCGGCGGAGGTCGCCGTGGTGGTAGGGCATGCCGAGCAGCCTAGTCGAATCTAAGCATTGACAAGATGGCCCCGGTCCGAGCAATCTTGTCGGTGACAAGTTTAAAGAAGCTGGGGGTGGCGAAATGGCACCGTTGATCATTCTGATGGTGGTCACGCTGGTGACCTGGGGGCTCGGCGCGGTGGGCGTGCGCCGGTGGAAGCCGTGGCCGGTCGCCGTGCGAGCCGGGCTGGCGGCGATGTTCGTGGCGACCGGCGTGGCGCACTTCGTCGGCCTGCGCGCGGAACTGGTGGCGATGGTGCCGCCGTCACTGCCCGCGGCGGAGTTCCTGGTCACCCTCACCGGGGTGCTGGAACTGGCGGGTGCGGCCGGTCTGCTGTGGACGCGGACGGCGCCGTGGGCGGCGGGCGGGCTGACCTTGATGCTGCTGGCGATGTTCCCGGCGAACGTGCACAAGGCCGTCACCGGGGTGGGGCTCCCGTGGGACGACCAGCTGGTGCCGCGGACGCTGATGCAGGTGGTCTTCCTGGCCGCGACGCTCAGCGTGGT from the Amycolatopsis magusensis genome contains:
- a CDS encoding DoxX family protein produces the protein MAPLIILMVVTLVTWGLGAVGVRRWKPWPVAVRAGLAAMFVATGVAHFVGLRAELVAMVPPSLPAAEFLVTLTGVLELAGAAGLLWTRTAPWAAGGLTLMLLAMFPANVHKAVTGVGLPWDDQLVPRTLMQVVFLAATLSVVVHHVRSNRQAPAVPSSPSAPMTRSTNP
- a CDS encoding TetR/AcrR family transcriptional regulator is translated as MPYHHGDLRRTMLTAAVAAITESGPAAISLRDLARRAGVSNAAPAHHFGDKAGLLTALAAEGYDLLADALGEVREGGMIDLGVAYVRFALEHRAHFEVMFRPDFYRADDEALVAARTRAGDVLADGVAADPRTGPEQELARVAAWSLMHGYATLVLTGAVSHEEPVVTARSIAKFLFPGDQVVK